A genomic region of Gemmata massiliana contains the following coding sequences:
- a CDS encoding S41 family peptidase, whose amino-acid sequence MKRSFRLILLAAGIFAPASASAQPDPNDTRLLTMPAVSAKNIAFVYAEDLWVADVDGKNPRRLTTDLGLEAYPVFSPDGQTIAFSAQFDGNTDVYTIPLGGGAPTRLTAHPTPDVVRGFTPDGKSVLFSSPRNVYSNRYQQLFTVPLTGGMPTQLPIPWGFEAAYSPDGEYIAYTPVRDATAQWKHYRGGTHSRVWIYNVKTHDVTEIPQPKDRCNDLDPNWVGHTLYFRSDRAGEYNVFAYETDNKDVKQLTKFTDFPVLDINTDGKQLIFEQAGYLHLMTPPESVSTRLKVGITIDNSEARPRFAKGAKYVRDVSVSPSGSRVAVEFRGEIVTVPAEKGDARILTNTPDIHERNPSWSPDGKTIAYYSDAGGEYQLVLAPQSGKGEAKKVKLTGSGFYFNPIWSRDSKKILFTDNAQTVFVLEVESGKITKVVEPKHGLGRGLTASSWSPDSKWVTYALNTPAQISRVYAYSLEQNKSTPVTDGLTEATEPAFDAGGKYLYFLGSNDTGMSKHGFSQSAADSRQPRWSINLVVLNKDLPSPFLRESDEEKGEGEKPAPKTDKKDKDVAFAIDFTNIDQRILAFPLPTGNYAGLQTGSAGQIYYLTRSEGGGGGGPGGGGGATLSRYDLERRRATVVQAGVQGYELTPDGRKMLYSTGGGNWFITSSAGGGGASPAGPTSGAARPGGRPTAPAPSAAGGDGGDGKVNFEGIEVRVDPRAEWKQILEEAWRINRDFFYDPNMHGADWPAVKKKYEVFLPHLTSSADLYRVVRWMLSELAVGHSYITSFGERTFERKTVPGGLLGADYEIANDRYKFKKIYGGLNWSATMRSPLTAPGVNVKEGEFLLAVNGKELKAPTEVFALFENTSGKLTELTVGPNADGTGSRTVTVEPIASEYNLRNMDWVEGNLKKVEKATGGKVGYVHVRDTAAGGMADFKRYFFPQVDKDALIIDERFNSGGQIADYYIDILRRPFASYWAPRHGADNRSPSAAVFGPKVMIIDEGAGSGGDMLPYMFRKFGVGPLVGKRTWGGLVGISGYPVLMDGGTVTSPSFAIWSPDGGFIVENEGVAPDHDVTMWPKDLIAGKDPQLEKAIELALEALKKNPPKKDARPEYPKRAQPQP is encoded by the coding sequence ATGAAACGCTCGTTCCGACTCATCTTGCTCGCGGCGGGGATATTTGCCCCCGCTAGCGCGAGTGCCCAGCCCGATCCGAACGATACGCGGTTACTCACGATGCCGGCGGTGAGCGCGAAGAACATCGCGTTCGTTTACGCCGAAGACCTGTGGGTCGCCGATGTTGACGGTAAGAACCCGCGCCGGCTCACCACCGACCTCGGGCTGGAAGCCTACCCGGTGTTCAGCCCCGACGGGCAGACCATCGCGTTCAGCGCCCAGTTCGATGGCAACACCGACGTTTACACGATCCCCCTCGGCGGCGGCGCCCCCACGCGGCTCACCGCGCACCCCACGCCCGACGTCGTTCGCGGGTTCACCCCGGACGGCAAGAGCGTGCTGTTCTCGTCGCCGCGCAACGTGTACAGCAACCGCTACCAGCAGTTGTTTACGGTGCCCCTCACGGGGGGGATGCCGACGCAGCTCCCGATTCCGTGGGGCTTCGAGGCCGCGTACTCGCCGGACGGTGAGTACATCGCGTACACCCCCGTGCGCGACGCGACGGCACAGTGGAAGCACTACCGTGGCGGCACGCACTCGCGCGTCTGGATCTACAACGTCAAAACGCACGACGTGACCGAGATCCCGCAACCCAAGGACCGGTGCAACGACCTCGACCCGAACTGGGTGGGCCACACGCTGTACTTCCGCTCGGACCGGGCGGGCGAGTACAACGTGTTCGCTTACGAGACCGACAACAAGGACGTCAAACAACTCACCAAGTTCACCGACTTTCCGGTGCTCGACATCAACACCGACGGCAAGCAACTCATCTTCGAGCAAGCGGGTTACTTGCACCTGATGACGCCGCCCGAGTCCGTTTCGACCCGGCTGAAGGTCGGGATCACGATCGACAACAGCGAAGCCCGCCCGCGGTTCGCGAAAGGCGCAAAGTACGTGCGCGACGTCAGCGTCTCGCCGAGCGGCTCCCGCGTCGCGGTGGAGTTCCGCGGTGAGATCGTGACGGTGCCCGCCGAGAAGGGCGACGCCCGCATTCTGACGAATACGCCCGACATTCACGAGCGCAACCCGTCGTGGTCGCCGGACGGCAAAACGATCGCGTACTATTCGGACGCCGGCGGCGAGTACCAACTCGTCCTCGCGCCCCAAAGTGGGAAGGGCGAGGCCAAGAAGGTCAAACTCACCGGGAGCGGCTTCTACTTCAACCCAATCTGGTCCCGGGACTCGAAGAAGATCCTCTTCACCGACAACGCACAAACCGTGTTCGTGCTCGAGGTCGAATCGGGCAAGATCACGAAGGTCGTGGAGCCGAAGCACGGTCTCGGGCGCGGCCTGACGGCGTCGAGCTGGTCGCCGGACTCGAAGTGGGTGACCTACGCGCTCAACACGCCCGCGCAGATCTCCCGCGTGTACGCTTACTCGCTCGAACAGAACAAATCGACGCCCGTCACCGACGGGCTGACCGAGGCGACCGAACCGGCATTCGACGCGGGCGGGAAGTACCTGTACTTCCTCGGTTCCAACGACACCGGCATGAGCAAGCACGGGTTCAGTCAGTCGGCCGCGGACAGCCGCCAGCCGCGGTGGTCGATCAACCTCGTGGTGCTGAACAAGGATCTGCCGAGCCCCTTCCTGCGCGAGAGCGACGAGGAAAAGGGCGAGGGCGAAAAACCCGCTCCGAAGACGGACAAGAAGGACAAGGACGTGGCGTTCGCGATCGATTTCACCAACATCGACCAGCGCATTCTGGCCTTCCCGCTCCCGACCGGTAACTACGCCGGGCTGCAAACCGGTAGCGCGGGCCAAATCTACTACCTCACGCGCTCCGAGGGCGGCGGGGGCGGTGGACCGGGTGGCGGTGGAGGTGCGACGCTCAGCCGTTACGACCTCGAGCGCCGGCGCGCGACCGTCGTGCAAGCCGGGGTACAGGGGTACGAGCTCACGCCGGACGGCCGGAAAATGCTCTACTCCACCGGCGGCGGGAACTGGTTCATCACGTCATCGGCAGGTGGTGGAGGTGCGTCCCCGGCCGGCCCGACCAGTGGCGCAGCGCGCCCGGGCGGTCGGCCGACCGCGCCGGCTCCGAGTGCGGCGGGCGGCGATGGCGGCGACGGCAAGGTGAACTTCGAGGGCATCGAGGTCCGCGTCGACCCGCGCGCCGAGTGGAAGCAGATCCTCGAAGAGGCCTGGCGCATCAACCGCGACTTCTTCTACGACCCCAACATGCACGGCGCCGACTGGCCCGCGGTGAAGAAGAAGTACGAAGTGTTCCTCCCGCACCTGACGAGCAGCGCGGACCTGTACCGCGTGGTCCGGTGGATGCTGTCGGAACTCGCGGTCGGGCACAGCTACATCACGAGCTTCGGCGAGCGCACCTTCGAGCGCAAGACCGTTCCGGGCGGGTTGCTCGGCGCGGACTACGAGATCGCGAACGACCGGTACAAGTTCAAGAAGATCTACGGCGGGCTGAACTGGAGCGCGACGATGCGCTCGCCGCTCACCGCGCCGGGCGTGAACGTGAAGGAGGGCGAGTTCCTGCTCGCCGTGAACGGCAAGGAGCTGAAGGCCCCGACGGAGGTCTTCGCGCTGTTCGAGAACACCTCGGGCAAGTTGACCGAACTCACGGTCGGGCCGAACGCGGACGGAACGGGTTCGCGCACCGTGACCGTCGAGCCGATCGCGAGCGAGTACAACCTCCGCAACATGGACTGGGTGGAAGGCAACTTGAAGAAGGTCGAGAAGGCGACCGGCGGGAAGGTCGGGTACGTTCACGTGCGCGACACCGCGGCCGGCGGTATGGCCGACTTCAAGCGGTACTTCTTCCCGCAAGTCGATAAGGACGCACTCATTATCGACGAGCGCTTCAACAGCGGCGGGCAGATCGCCGACTACTACATCGACATCCTGCGCCGGCCGTTCGCGAGCTACTGGGCGCCGCGCCACGGGGCCGACAACCGCTCGCCGAGCGCCGCGGTGTTCGGGCCGAAGGTGATGATTATCGACGAGGGTGCGGGGTCCGGTGGCGACATGCTGCCGTACATGTTCCGCAAGTTCGGCGTCGGCCCGCTGGTCGGCAAGCGCACGTGGGGCGGGCTGGTCGGGATCTCGGGTTACCCGGTGTTGATGGACGGGGGAACGGTGACCTCACCCAGCTTCGCGATCTGGTCGCCGGACGGCGGGTTCATCGTGGAGAACGAGGGCGTGGCGCCCGACCACGATGTGACCATGTGGCCGAAGGATTTGATCGCCGGCAAAGACCCGCAGTTGGAAAAGGCGATCGAGCTGGCGCTGGAGGCGCTGAAGAAGAACCCGCCGAAGAAGGACGCGCGACCCGAGTACCCGAAGCGGGCACAGCCGCAGCCGTAA
- a CDS encoding HzsA-related protein, translating into MSFRVPLLVALSLVVVSLAEAQPQPPDVSGPINVEPKPVASDKTVKLDYDIVYVRARRNGDKVGTNWPEISNPVFMDPGADLMLLHPDGTEEVLVKGDTGSVTDPVVSFDGEWVFYSHFHDMKGASISQGPSGGADIYKIHVKSKKVVQLTRQRFTPNTGAANWSKDYRTPEAGKNYFEYGVFNTGPCPLPGGKIAFTSNRNGFKPPKRVPHVMQLFVMDEDGSNVECIGHLNLGMALHPTVMRDGRIMFSSLESQGLRASTLWGLWNINPDGTGWGPVASAFMPGASPSAWHFQTQMSDGSIVAEEYYNQTSSGFGSLVKFPVTPPSGEAAFGPGYTLDPRNPVLRHGRLDSGAARTRRLPFSPYGVESITQFARADEGPADFAVCGQRVGARVGKVTHPSAAPDNHLLTVWSSGPVNGGYTVHVPAVDGGLYLIKEGKTVNEPGEMLLIKNDPKYNEQWPRALVPYKRIHGVDEPKTLAPLTNDGTLSKHLPAGTPFGLVGTSSFYKRESYPNGVVKPGTVTAAFAGGPDATGTQDLDPFNTTVDATSLNWFNQGADAGRYTNDDIHAVRILAMEPATDRHKGPHSGRTFRSHATERLRILGEIPLRKFANGKEPTDPDGNPDTSFLAKIPADTGFTFQTLDKNGMVLNMAQTWHQVRPGEIRNDCGGCHAHSQKPTEFKLTAAAKADYEVFDLTQKTPLLTSKTQDESKKQWDARRESGLKFADGVKNVEYFRDVKPILDRSCAACHTLKGDAAAKLVLDDHKTVNVADCDDVPGTYYRLAMDGAGRFGHKPLITGWRGANASRYVRMFQSRRSLLIWKVYGARLDGWSNDDFPTETTPGDARTLKLKGEPVTNTLANRNRADLDFTGSVMPPPEAVKAGKVAPLTDEDKLTLVRWIDLGCPIDLDYDPAAPQKTSFGWALDDQRPTLALTSPKAGVNPPLDRILIGMHDYGTGLDATSFTVTATFTANGAAPGTNLAEKFTALGGGVYELKLATPLTGTNEKLTVSVKDKQGNVTRIDRTFSAK; encoded by the coding sequence ATGTCGTTTCGAGTTCCCCTTCTAGTCGCGTTATCGTTGGTCGTCGTGTCGCTCGCCGAGGCGCAACCGCAACCGCCGGACGTGAGCGGGCCTATCAACGTCGAGCCCAAACCGGTCGCGTCCGACAAGACGGTGAAACTCGATTACGACATCGTCTACGTTCGCGCGCGGCGGAACGGCGACAAGGTGGGCACCAACTGGCCCGAGATCTCCAACCCGGTGTTCATGGACCCCGGCGCAGATCTCATGCTGCTCCACCCGGACGGGACCGAAGAAGTTTTGGTGAAAGGTGACACGGGATCAGTCACCGATCCCGTCGTGTCGTTCGACGGCGAGTGGGTCTTCTACTCGCACTTCCACGACATGAAGGGCGCGAGCATTTCACAGGGACCGTCCGGCGGTGCGGACATCTACAAGATCCACGTGAAGTCGAAAAAGGTCGTGCAGCTCACGCGCCAGAGGTTCACCCCCAACACCGGCGCCGCGAACTGGAGCAAGGACTACCGTACCCCCGAAGCGGGCAAGAACTATTTCGAGTACGGCGTCTTCAACACGGGTCCATGCCCGCTCCCGGGCGGGAAGATCGCGTTCACGAGCAACCGCAACGGGTTCAAGCCGCCCAAGCGCGTGCCGCACGTCATGCAACTGTTCGTGATGGACGAGGACGGCAGCAACGTCGAGTGCATCGGGCACTTGAACCTCGGCATGGCACTGCACCCGACCGTGATGCGCGACGGGCGCATCATGTTCAGCTCGCTCGAATCGCAAGGACTGCGAGCCTCGACGCTTTGGGGCCTGTGGAACATCAACCCGGACGGTACCGGTTGGGGGCCGGTGGCCAGCGCGTTCATGCCCGGCGCCAGCCCGAGCGCGTGGCACTTCCAGACGCAGATGAGCGACGGGTCGATTGTCGCGGAAGAGTATTACAACCAGACGTCGAGCGGATTCGGAAGCCTGGTGAAGTTCCCCGTCACGCCCCCGAGCGGAGAAGCGGCATTCGGTCCCGGGTACACCCTCGATCCGCGAAACCCCGTGCTGCGACACGGGCGCCTCGATTCGGGCGCGGCGCGTACCCGCAGACTGCCCTTTAGCCCGTATGGGGTCGAGTCGATCACTCAGTTCGCGCGGGCCGACGAGGGACCGGCCGATTTCGCCGTCTGCGGCCAGCGCGTCGGGGCGCGCGTGGGCAAGGTCACGCACCCGTCGGCCGCGCCGGATAACCATCTCCTGACGGTCTGGTCGAGCGGCCCCGTCAACGGCGGATACACGGTCCACGTCCCCGCGGTCGACGGCGGACTGTACCTCATCAAAGAAGGCAAAACCGTCAACGAACCGGGCGAGATGCTGCTGATCAAAAACGACCCGAAATACAACGAACAGTGGCCCCGCGCATTAGTGCCGTACAAGCGCATTCACGGCGTCGACGAACCCAAAACGCTCGCCCCACTCACGAACGACGGCACGCTCTCCAAACACCTCCCGGCCGGTACGCCGTTCGGCCTCGTGGGTACGTCGAGCTTCTACAAGCGCGAGAGCTACCCCAACGGTGTCGTGAAGCCGGGCACGGTCACTGCGGCGTTCGCGGGCGGACCGGATGCGACCGGCACACAAGACCTCGACCCGTTCAACACCACGGTCGACGCTACCTCGCTGAACTGGTTCAACCAGGGCGCGGACGCGGGCCGGTACACGAACGACGACATCCACGCGGTGCGCATCCTCGCGATGGAACCGGCCACGGACCGCCACAAGGGACCGCACTCGGGGCGCACGTTCCGCAGCCACGCGACCGAGCGCCTGCGGATTCTCGGCGAGATCCCGCTGCGCAAGTTCGCGAACGGCAAAGAACCGACCGATCCCGACGGGAACCCGGACACGAGCTTCCTTGCGAAGATCCCCGCGGACACCGGGTTCACGTTCCAGACGCTCGACAAGAACGGCATGGTGCTGAACATGGCCCAGACGTGGCACCAGGTGCGCCCGGGTGAAATCCGCAACGATTGCGGTGGGTGCCACGCCCACAGTCAGAAGCCGACCGAGTTCAAACTGACTGCCGCAGCGAAAGCCGACTACGAGGTCTTCGACCTCACGCAGAAGACGCCGCTGCTCACTTCAAAGACCCAAGACGAGTCGAAGAAACAGTGGGACGCGCGCAGAGAAAGCGGCTTGAAGTTTGCCGACGGCGTAAAGAACGTCGAATACTTCCGCGACGTGAAGCCGATCCTCGATCGCAGTTGCGCGGCGTGCCACACGCTGAAGGGCGACGCGGCCGCGAAACTGGTACTCGACGACCACAAGACGGTGAACGTGGCCGACTGCGACGACGTGCCCGGCACGTACTACCGGCTCGCGATGGACGGGGCCGGTCGGTTCGGGCACAAGCCGCTCATCACGGGTTGGCGCGGGGCGAATGCTTCCCGGTACGTGCGCATGTTCCAGTCGCGCCGCAGCCTACTTATCTGGAAGGTCTACGGTGCCCGACTCGACGGCTGGAGCAACGACGACTTCCCCACGGAAACCACCCCCGGCGACGCGCGCACGCTGAAACTGAAGGGCGAACCGGTCACGAACACACTCGCGAACCGGAACCGCGCGGACCTCGATTTCACCGGCAGCGTGATGCCGCCTCCGGAAGCAGTGAAGGCCGGCAAAGTGGCACCGCTGACTGATGAGGACAAGTTGACGCTGGTGCGCTGGATCGACCTGGGGTGCCCCATCGACCTCGATTACGACCCAGCCGCGCCACAAAAGACCAGCTTCGGGTGGGCACTCGACGACCAACGCCCCACGCTCGCCCTCACTTCACCGAAGGCCGGCGTGAATCCGCCGCTCGACCGTATCCTGATCGGGATGCACGACTACGGTACCGGCCTCGACGCGACGAGCTTCACCGTAACCGCGACCTTCACCGCGAACGGCGCCGCGCCGGGAACGAACCTCGCGGAAAAATTCACCGCGCTCGGCGGCGGAGTGTACGAACTGAAACTCGCCACGCCACTCACCGGCACCAACGAGAAGCTTACGGTGAGCGTGAAGGACAAGCAGGGGAACGTCACGCGCATCGATCGCACGTTCTCGGCGAAGTAA
- a CDS encoding SMP-30/gluconolactonase/LRE family protein: MFRTRFLIALALPALPLVAHSADPLSVANTVRAESESPVAPGAKVEKLAGGFKFTEGPAPDADGNVYFTDQPNDKILKWSTDGKLTTFMEPCGRSNGLSFDKNGTLWACADEKNELWKIDVKTKEKTVVVKDFGGKLLNGPNDIWVRDDGSAFFSDPFYKRPYWKRGPIEQDKQAVYFVSTDGKLSRADAGDIKQPNGIIGTPDGKTLYVADIGAGKTYQYDVEKDGALKNRKLFCSQGSDGMTIDEVGNVYFTLGKAVTIYDKGGKKVTAIDVPEGTTNVCFGGKDMRTLFITAGTGFYSIQMKVKGVARQ; encoded by the coding sequence ATGTTCCGCACACGTTTCCTGATCGCGCTCGCGCTGCCAGCGCTCCCACTCGTCGCTCATTCAGCCGACCCATTATCCGTCGCCAACACGGTCCGCGCGGAGAGCGAATCGCCCGTGGCCCCGGGCGCGAAGGTCGAGAAGCTCGCGGGCGGGTTCAAGTTCACCGAAGGCCCCGCGCCCGACGCGGACGGCAACGTGTACTTCACCGACCAGCCGAACGACAAGATCCTGAAGTGGAGCACGGACGGCAAGCTCACCACGTTCATGGAACCGTGCGGGCGCTCCAACGGGCTGTCCTTCGACAAGAACGGCACCCTGTGGGCATGTGCCGACGAGAAGAACGAGTTGTGGAAGATCGACGTGAAGACAAAGGAGAAGACCGTTGTCGTGAAGGATTTCGGCGGCAAGCTGCTCAACGGTCCGAACGACATCTGGGTGCGCGACGACGGCAGCGCGTTCTTCTCCGACCCGTTCTACAAGCGCCCCTACTGGAAGCGCGGGCCGATCGAACAGGACAAGCAGGCCGTGTACTTCGTGTCGACCGACGGTAAGTTGAGTCGCGCGGACGCCGGCGACATCAAGCAGCCGAACGGCATCATCGGAACGCCCGACGGCAAAACGCTCTACGTCGCCGACATCGGCGCGGGCAAGACGTACCAGTACGACGTCGAGAAGGACGGGGCGCTCAAGAACCGCAAACTGTTCTGCTCGCAAGGCTCCGACGGCATGACCATCGACGAGGTGGGGAACGTGTACTTCACGCTGGGCAAGGCCGTGACGATCTACGACAAGGGCGGGAAGAAGGTGACCGCGATCGACGTCCCGGAGGGCACCACAAACGTGTGCTTCGGCGGCAAGGACATGAGGACGTTGTTCATCACCGCGGGCACGGGATTCTATTCGATTCAGATGAAGGTGAAGGGCGTAGCGCGGCAGTAG
- a CDS encoding trypsin-like peptidase domain-containing protein — protein MKAERWALAAGCLALGLAGGSFVTQQISSQPAVPQQNQPLPGREWQSLAPVAKRVLPGVVCIEGKGRVKRPAGEDTDPGFGSGVLIDPTGTILTSNHVVTDLDSVEVTLNDGRKFITADIRRDPRSDIALVKIESKEPLPFIEFGDSDAMEIGDRVLAVGAPFGLTGSVTSGIVSAKGRNNLKLNQFEDFIQTDAAMNPGNSGGALVNLDGKVIGLTAAIKTRSGGFQGVGLAVSSNLAKKMGDELLKNGPVRRPAAPGFGIAVRDLDEESAKRAGARSTNGAVVTNVADDSPAAKAGITNGDVITKINGEVVKGSRDVQKITATLPANQVVDVLLWRDGKFYVGKVKVEGEHRGLKPDAPPAVVPGGVTADNVGLALADLTAEYVKKNSLPQDLKGAVITTVARNSLGEKAGLTRGLIVLKVDKTAVTSAASFDDALQRANVEKGALLHVLRANGDVDFVVLRLK, from the coding sequence ATGAAAGCCGAACGCTGGGCGCTCGCGGCCGGGTGTCTCGCCCTGGGACTGGCCGGCGGGTCGTTCGTCACCCAGCAGATTTCGAGTCAACCCGCGGTGCCGCAACAGAACCAACCGCTCCCGGGGCGCGAGTGGCAATCGCTCGCACCTGTAGCGAAGCGCGTGCTCCCCGGCGTGGTATGCATCGAGGGGAAGGGGCGAGTCAAGCGACCCGCGGGCGAAGACACCGACCCCGGTTTCGGTTCGGGGGTACTTATCGATCCAACCGGTACCATTCTCACGAGTAATCATGTCGTGACCGATCTCGATTCGGTCGAGGTCACGCTCAACGACGGTCGCAAGTTCATCACCGCGGACATCCGGCGCGACCCGCGATCCGACATCGCGCTCGTGAAGATCGAATCGAAGGAGCCGCTTCCGTTCATCGAATTCGGCGACAGCGACGCGATGGAAATCGGGGACCGTGTGCTCGCGGTCGGGGCGCCGTTCGGCCTGACGGGGTCGGTCACGAGCGGTATTGTGAGCGCGAAGGGGCGCAACAACCTGAAGCTCAACCAGTTCGAGGACTTCATACAGACCGATGCCGCGATGAACCCGGGGAACAGCGGCGGGGCGCTCGTGAACCTGGACGGCAAAGTGATCGGCCTCACGGCCGCGATCAAAACTCGCAGCGGGGGCTTTCAGGGCGTCGGTTTGGCCGTTTCCAGTAACCTCGCCAAGAAGATGGGCGACGAGTTGCTCAAGAACGGTCCTGTGCGCCGGCCGGCGGCACCGGGGTTCGGGATCGCCGTTCGCGACCTCGACGAAGAAAGTGCGAAGAGGGCGGGGGCGCGAAGTACGAACGGCGCCGTGGTGACGAACGTCGCCGATGATTCGCCCGCAGCCAAGGCTGGTATCACGAATGGGGACGTGATTACCAAGATCAACGGCGAAGTGGTGAAAGGTTCGCGCGATGTGCAGAAGATCACCGCGACACTGCCCGCCAATCAGGTTGTCGATGTCCTGCTCTGGCGCGACGGCAAGTTCTACGTTGGGAAGGTGAAGGTGGAGGGCGAGCACCGGGGGCTTAAACCCGATGCGCCTCCCGCCGTTGTGCCGGGGGGCGTTACCGCGGACAACGTGGGCCTCGCGCTGGCCGATCTCACGGCCGAGTACGTGAAGAAGAACAGCTTGCCTCAAGATTTGAAGGGTGCCGTGATTACCACCGTCGCGCGGAACAGCCTCGGGGAGAAGGCCGGGCTGACGCGCGGGCTCATCGTGCTGAAGGTGGACAAAACCGCCGTCACCTCGGCCGCGTCCTTTGACGACGCACTGCAACGGGCGAACGTCGAGAAGGGGGCACTGCTGCACGTTCTGCGCGCGAACGGCGACGTGGATTTCGTGGTGTTGCGGTTGAAGTAG